One region of Skermanella mucosa genomic DNA includes:
- a CDS encoding efflux RND transporter permease subunit translates to MVLSDVSIQRPVLAIVLNALLVVFGIFAFTKLPVREYPSVDPPVVSISTSYEGASAEVIETQITQVMEGAVSGVEGIKTIRSTSREGSSNVRIEFLLTRDIEGAANDVRDRVSRAARSLPDEADAPVIAKVDSDSSPILWATLTSEQLSRLELTDYARRVLVDQITAVPGVADVRISGQRIYAMRVWLDRSALAARNLTVQDVETALRRENAELPAGRIESAQREFTVRTDTRLSRAEQFSRIVISQRSGDFIRLGDVARVELGTRDDRGDYTVNGRAAVGLGVTKQATANTMEVAEGVKALLRQVGTTLPGDAAIDVSFDESVFIAESIYQVFHALTIALGLVVLVTWAFLRDLRATIIPAVAIPVSIIAAFTVLAALGYSINVLTLLALVLAIGLVVDDAIIVVENVSRRIELGEPPLLAAYRGAGQIGFAVIATTAVLIAVIFPLVLLQDTVGRFFKEFAVTLGASVAFSALVALTLTPMMCSQVLRGHHGGAVFRLTERFFDGMTRAYSRVLDGVLAAPVLMLALLGALTGATWYLFTLVPQEFTPPEDRGSFRITVTAPEGASQDFTKREMEAVERILAPYRESGEVSSVLAILNPGWGGQTGVNRATIQVRLAPWDRRARPQSALMAELRGKLQAVPGARVAAFAGGGIARSGALNQVQVVLGGSSYEELAVWRDLLIDRLRDEPGFGTIQANYDETKPQLRITVDRDRAADLGLGTRAIGETLETLVGGRTVTRFTDRGEEYDVVVQATGSDRANPRDLSNIFLRAGTSEQLVPLSSVVTVRDVAGPSELGRVDRLRAITVTANLEGIAMGTAIDVVRKAAAEVLPGQVRLTFDGSARELQESSAAIYFAFGMALLIAFLVLAAQFESFTLPSIVMLTVPLALFGGLAAIVASAMTLNIYTQIGLVMLIGLIAKNAILIVEFANQMRDEGKAMDAAIREAAATRLRPILMTSIATVFGAVPLAMAEGAGAESRMAIGLVIVGGVSVGSLLSLFGTPLLYSLLARRLQPIGRIRRRIQELELQHAKPTEGLPAE, encoded by the coding sequence ATGGTGCTATCCGACGTCTCGATCCAGCGCCCGGTGCTCGCCATCGTGCTCAACGCCCTGCTGGTGGTCTTCGGCATCTTCGCCTTCACGAAGCTTCCGGTGCGCGAGTATCCCAGCGTCGATCCACCGGTCGTCTCGATCAGCACCAGCTACGAGGGCGCGTCGGCCGAGGTGATCGAGACCCAGATCACCCAGGTGATGGAGGGCGCCGTCAGCGGCGTCGAGGGGATCAAGACGATCCGCTCGACCAGCCGCGAGGGATCGTCCAACGTCCGGATCGAGTTCCTGCTGACCCGCGACATCGAGGGGGCCGCCAACGACGTGCGGGACCGCGTCTCGCGCGCGGCCCGCAGCCTGCCGGACGAAGCCGACGCTCCCGTCATCGCCAAGGTGGACAGCGACAGCTCGCCGATCCTGTGGGCGACCCTGACCAGCGAACAGCTCAGCCGGCTGGAGCTGACCGACTATGCCCGGCGCGTCCTGGTCGACCAGATCACCGCCGTCCCAGGCGTCGCCGACGTGCGGATCAGCGGCCAGCGGATCTACGCGATGCGCGTCTGGCTGGACCGGAGCGCGCTCGCGGCCCGCAATCTGACCGTCCAGGACGTCGAAACGGCACTCCGACGGGAGAACGCGGAGCTGCCGGCCGGCCGAATCGAGTCGGCGCAGCGGGAGTTCACCGTCCGCACCGATACCCGGCTGTCACGGGCCGAGCAGTTCTCCCGCATCGTCATTTCCCAGCGGAGCGGGGACTTCATCCGGCTGGGCGACGTGGCGCGGGTGGAGCTGGGCACCCGCGACGACCGCGGGGACTACACGGTCAACGGCCGCGCCGCCGTCGGCCTGGGCGTCACCAAGCAGGCGACCGCCAACACGATGGAGGTGGCGGAGGGCGTCAAGGCGCTGCTCCGGCAGGTCGGCACCACCTTGCCCGGGGACGCGGCCATCGACGTGTCGTTCGACGAGAGCGTGTTCATCGCCGAATCGATCTACCAGGTGTTCCACGCCCTGACGATCGCGCTGGGCTTGGTGGTCCTGGTCACCTGGGCGTTCCTCCGCGACCTGCGCGCCACGATCATCCCGGCGGTCGCCATCCCGGTGTCGATCATAGCCGCCTTCACCGTGCTGGCGGCGCTCGGCTATTCGATCAACGTGCTGACCCTGCTGGCACTGGTGCTCGCGATCGGGCTGGTGGTGGACGACGCGATCATCGTGGTCGAGAATGTCAGCCGCCGGATCGAGCTGGGCGAGCCGCCGCTGCTGGCGGCCTATCGCGGCGCCGGCCAGATCGGCTTCGCGGTGATCGCGACCACGGCGGTGCTGATCGCGGTGATCTTCCCGCTCGTCCTGCTGCAGGACACGGTCGGCCGCTTCTTCAAGGAGTTCGCGGTCACGCTGGGGGCGTCGGTCGCCTTCTCCGCGCTGGTGGCCCTGACGCTGACGCCGATGATGTGCTCGCAGGTGCTGCGCGGCCACCACGGCGGGGCGGTGTTCCGCCTGACCGAACGGTTCTTCGACGGGATGACCCGGGCCTATTCCAGGGTCCTGGACGGCGTGCTGGCCGCACCCGTCCTGATGCTGGCCCTGCTCGGCGCGCTGACCGGGGCCACCTGGTACCTGTTCACCCTGGTGCCGCAGGAGTTCACCCCGCCGGAGGATCGCGGCAGCTTCCGCATCACGGTGACCGCGCCGGAAGGCGCCAGCCAGGACTTCACCAAGCGGGAAATGGAGGCGGTCGAGCGCATCCTGGCGCCCTACCGGGAAAGCGGCGAAGTCTCCAGCGTGCTGGCGATCCTGAACCCCGGATGGGGCGGCCAGACCGGCGTGAACCGGGCGACGATCCAGGTCCGGCTGGCGCCGTGGGACCGGCGTGCCCGGCCGCAGTCGGCCCTGATGGCGGAGCTGCGCGGCAAGCTGCAGGCGGTGCCGGGCGCCCGGGTCGCGGCCTTCGCGGGCGGCGGCATCGCCCGCAGCGGCGCGCTCAACCAGGTGCAGGTCGTCCTGGGCGGCAGCAGCTACGAGGAACTGGCGGTCTGGCGCGACCTGCTGATCGACCGCCTGCGCGACGAGCCGGGGTTCGGCACGATCCAGGCGAACTACGACGAGACCAAGCCGCAGCTCCGGATCACGGTGGACCGCGACCGCGCGGCCGACCTGGGGCTCGGCACGCGGGCGATCGGCGAAACCCTGGAGACGCTGGTCGGCGGGCGGACCGTCACGCGCTTCACCGACCGCGGCGAGGAATACGACGTGGTGGTCCAGGCCACGGGCAGCGACCGCGCCAACCCGCGCGACCTGTCGAACATCTTCCTGCGCGCCGGAACGTCGGAACAGCTGGTGCCGCTCTCCAGCGTCGTGACCGTCCGGGACGTCGCCGGCCCCAGCGAGCTGGGCCGGGTCGACCGGCTGCGCGCGATCACCGTCACGGCCAACCTGGAAGGCATCGCCATGGGCACCGCCATCGACGTGGTGCGGAAGGCGGCGGCCGAGGTGCTGCCCGGCCAGGTCAGGCTGACCTTCGACGGCTCGGCGCGGGAGCTGCAGGAATCGAGCGCCGCGATCTATTTCGCGTTCGGCATGGCGCTGCTGATCGCCTTCCTGGTGCTGGCCGCGCAGTTCGAGAGCTTCACGCTGCCCTCCATCGTCATGCTCACGGTGCCGCTCGCCCTGTTCGGCGGCCTGGCGGCGATCGTCGCCAGCGCCATGACGCTGAACATCTACACCCAGATCGGGCTGGTGATGCTGATCGGCCTGATCGCCAAGAACGCCATCCTGATCGTCGAATTCGCCAACCAGATGCGCGACGAGGGCAAGGCCATGGACGCGGCGATCCGGGAGGCCGCCGCGACCCGGCTGCGCCCGATCCTGATGACCAGCATCGCCACGGTATTCGGCGCGGTGCCGCTCGCCATGGCGGAAGGTGCCGGCGCGGAGAGCCGGATGGCGATCGGGCTGGTAATCGTCGGCGGCGTCTCGGTCGGGTCGCTGCTGTCGCTGTTCGGCACGCCCCTGCTCTACAGCCTGCTGGCGCGCCGGCTCCAGCCGATCGGCCGGATACGCCGCCGCATCCAGGAACTGGAGCTGCAGCACGCCAAGCCGACGGAGGGCTTGCCGGCGGAGTAG
- a CDS encoding efflux RND transporter periplasmic adaptor subunit: MRLIWQILLIAGLGTGAAGAWYGIPALHGNGPQAAAPDRAARPVNVVAEPARIGEIATVAEAVGTLRANEAVTVNSKQTGIIRAIRFDEGQWVERGSVLIELDDAEARAQLAVAEADRRNARQLLERSRTLLTRQAVAEARVDELTAALDRADAAARAARARLQELVVTAPFAGQTGLRRVSPGALVTSGTAITTLDDIRTVKLDFRVPEAALGGLRPGLAVSARSPAFPGETFTGVVSVIDTRVDPVTRAVEVVAALPNDQLRLRPGMFMNVGLTLSSRADAVLIAEEALVPLGERQFVFVVTDGHARRRAVTIGQRHDGMVEVVEGVEPGELVVVRGTQRVRDGAPVKAEREPPSAARPAAGS; encoded by the coding sequence ATGCGACTGATCTGGCAGATTCTCCTGATCGCGGGGCTGGGCACCGGCGCCGCGGGTGCCTGGTACGGCATCCCCGCGCTGCACGGGAACGGACCGCAGGCGGCGGCGCCCGACCGCGCCGCGCGACCGGTCAATGTCGTGGCGGAGCCCGCCCGCATCGGGGAGATCGCGACCGTGGCCGAGGCGGTCGGCACCCTGCGCGCCAACGAGGCGGTGACGGTGAATTCCAAGCAGACCGGCATCATCCGCGCGATCCGGTTCGACGAGGGCCAGTGGGTCGAGCGGGGCTCGGTCCTGATCGAACTGGACGACGCCGAGGCCCGCGCCCAGCTCGCCGTCGCCGAGGCCGACCGGCGCAACGCCCGGCAGCTTCTGGAGCGCTCGCGCACCCTGCTGACCCGGCAGGCCGTCGCGGAGGCCAGGGTGGATGAGCTGACCGCGGCGCTGGACAGGGCCGACGCCGCGGCTCGGGCCGCCCGCGCCCGGCTGCAGGAGCTTGTCGTGACGGCGCCCTTCGCCGGGCAGACCGGCCTGCGCCGGGTCAGTCCCGGCGCGCTGGTGACCAGCGGGACGGCGATCACGACGCTGGACGACATCCGCACGGTGAAGCTGGATTTCCGCGTGCCGGAGGCGGCGCTGGGCGGGCTCCGGCCGGGGCTCGCCGTGTCCGCCAGGAGCCCAGCCTTCCCCGGCGAGACCTTCACCGGCGTGGTCTCCGTCATCGACACGCGGGTCGATCCGGTGACCCGGGCGGTCGAGGTGGTGGCCGCCCTGCCCAACGACCAGCTGCGCCTGCGGCCCGGCATGTTCATGAATGTCGGCCTGACCCTGTCGTCGCGCGCCGACGCCGTGCTGATCGCGGAGGAGGCGCTGGTCCCGCTGGGCGAGCGCCAGTTCGTCTTCGTCGTGACCGACGGCCACGCCCGGCGCCGCGCCGTCACGATCGGGCAGCGTCACGACGGCATGGTCGAGGTGGTCGAGGGCGTGGAGCCCGGCGAGCTGGTCGTCGTCCGAGGCACCCAGCGGGTGCGCGACGGCGCCCCGGTCAAGGCCGAGCGGGAACCGCCCTCCGCCGCGCGCCCGGCTGCCGGGAGCTGA